Within the Debaryomyces hansenii CBS767 chromosome E complete sequence genome, the region CGCCACTCCAGTTCGCTGCTATTGACTTTTTGGAACCTACTCTCGTTAGAAATGAGATGAGGGCCTTGCAAGTacatttcaaaatgaagAGAGACtacattattgaaagattatcaaaaatgggttttgaattcaatgaCAAAAACACCCCAAACTCTACATTTTATCTTTGGTTGAATTTGTCTCATTTACCAGGAAAGTTGTCAAACTGTTTGGGTTTCTTCCATGAATGTTTGCACGAAAAAGTGATTATTGTACCAGgttttttctttttaattaACCCTCAAAACTTATCCAAATTAGAGGATGTCATCTGGTACAATTATGTGAGAATCAGTTATGGCCCTGAATACAATCAATTGGTTAAGGGTATGGATGGTATCGAAAGAATCTTGAAGAGATTTAATTGTCTTCCATGCGATgtttaaaatttttgttcTCAATTTTATATCTACTATCTCTGTAAGTATAGCATCTATGCAATGCACAATGTGTTATGAATACCAATCATTGTATTTGGATCACTGTAAGGTAAGATATAGACGATTCCCATGTAACACCCAAATATCCTGTACACAACATATAGCAATATGAATCTTCTGGAGATCCGAATTTTTTATTACtatgaattcattaattcGATAAGGTAATCTAATTCAGGAGATGAGTACAATTGAAATAGTTAGTACTGTCGCAGAATACACGGAAATTCATTCCCCTGTGTCACTGAAATTCCTCTTACCATCTGCAAGAGATTCCAGTTCATCAATATCGCTTTTTAGTGCTATCTTTTGGTTTTGGCTGTGGctattcttcaagataATGAACATATTTTTGTACTACattccaaatataatagTCAATTTGTTCTCGGTTAATTTTCAGATTACATTGTCATTGTCATCAATTGTTATCACTTTAACAGGTATAATATCGTTCTGCTTCTTAATAGTCAGATATAAGTATCTTACGCGATATTCTAAAACGACCAAATCAACCGATAAGCCCAAATCGTCTAATAAAAACATTGACTTGGTCGGATCTATaaaaaagaacaagagaGGAGATTCAAAATCGAcatcaaattatttggatGAATTTTTAAGTGCTATTAAGGTATTTGGATATTTGGAGAGACCAGTATTTCATGAATTAACTAGGAACATGACAACGCAAAAGTTGTCACTGGAGGAAATATTATATCTAGATGAAAAGTTGGGCTTTCTGATTGTCGTCGAAGGTACTATACAAGTATATACTAAGGTTAACAGTGTCAATTCGAGTACAACTTCAAATagtgatgataatgaattgaactTCGAAAAAGACGATCTATTAACTATTGGAGATCAATGTTaccaattattgaatgaagTGAAAAGTGGATCGCCGTTATCTTCATTGATGAGTACGTTAGATTTGTTTAAGCCAGTCGATCCTGATACTATGTCGAATCGATTGTTTTCTCCATTTGAATTAGATTCTAATCCGGCTTCAAATCCTCTAAGTCCTGATAACACTGGCTCAAAGTCGTTCGATCCACTCAGCTCGGGTAATTTTAACGATACATCTTTAAGCTCAAGTGATCGCAATTATCCTAACATTGTGGCAAGACCTAAGCCTATCGAAGATTCAAATAATCTCAACACGGCAACGATTGCAATTATTCCGTATCTGGCATTTCAGAAAGTTCAATCTAAATACCCTAAGGCTACATCGCATATTGTAACAATGGTTATAACTAGACTATACAAGATAACCATGAATACGATACATAGCTACTTAGGCTTAACAAGAGAAATCATACGTAGTGAAATCCAACTAAATGAATCTGAAGGTGCCAAGGATAGTTTACCCAGTTATTTATATGACGGTgttattgaaaagttttatGGCGATAAAAACAATGAaactttattgaataaaacaGCAGAAAGCCCTTCTgtatcaataaataagaCATCTAGTAGTTCTTCCTCGTTACCTAAAAAGTCAACTACTAGTTTAAGACCGTTAAATAGAAATCAATCTTCAAGATATGTTGTGTTGGATTCTCGTTCAAAATCTACTCATCCTGGAGATTTGCTTTCTTCTGTACCTCTATCTAGGAGATCTGATTATTATCAAACTCATACCACAATTCAACCAGATCCCGAAGAAGTGCGCAGTCAATCACGAACTAAGATGACTTCACCTGTCTTACCCAAACGTcaaatatcatcaaatggGGGACCGACTTTGAAAGGACATTCGTCTTCTACCACAAAGTTCGAAAATATTAGAGATAGAACATTCTCTgatgaaagagaagaaacTGAAGAAACTTCTTTACGAATTGCtatcattgaaaatattttcaaaattttagGAATCAATGAAGTTTCAAATATGATTGGCAGTATGTCAGACttaaattcaagaagttcATCAGTTAATTCTTCAGTAGTTGGATTGCCAagtttaatgaataatggCAATGAAAGTAAATATCCAAATggaatttttgattttaatacAGGCAAAGTAAGGTACGATTCGATTAGCAGTTTCCCAACTTCTTTGAATAAAGgagcaaataataatttaaaattttacGATACTGTGAATCAATCACAGTTGAAAGACATGGATCATGAGAATGACAAATCAAGCCAAGTCGATATCAACAATTTAATgttcaaaagaaaatctATTCCCATACAATCATTTGAGTCGAACTTTTATGACGTAAAGAATGAGTTTTCTAAgcatttgaatattaagTATTTTGGTCCAAATACGACACTTGTTGAACAAGAATCTTTTAATTCAGGTTTATATTATGTTATTGACGGCACATTGGATGTGTTTTACAAGCCTGCTAGTAAAGAATCTGAAAATTTAACTCCAATGaataagaagaaattatatacGGTAAAATCTGGTGGTTTGGCAGGTTATTTAAGTTCTATCATAGGCGTTCGCTCGTTAGTTTCGATATCGACACCTGGAGATAAAGGTGTTATTGTTGCTCATATTCctaaaaatgaattctctaaattattagataaattttacTTCTTACAATTACCCGTTgcttcaaaattgaagagCTTATTATCAAGTCAGATTTTGACTATTGACTATGCTTTGGAGTGGTGCCATATTCCGGCTGGTGACGTACTATGTTCGCAAGGAGATTTGGCAAATGGTTTCCATATTGTTTTGAGTGGTAGATTTAGGGTTGTCAGATACAACAATAACAAAAGCTCTGAAGTAAACCCTGATGATAATACGGATATACATGactataataataatttaattgatgagTCGCTTAGTTATAAGTCCCGAAAGAAAAAAGATGATATTACTATTCTAGGAGAATATGGTCATGGAGAAACAATTGGTGAAGTTGAAGTATTGACTGCTTCCAGAAGAACCAATTCGTTAATTGCAGTTAGAGATTCAGAAACTGCTAGGATTCCGAGAACTCTTTTTGAAATGCTTTCGTTACGAAATCCTTCTATTATGGTGAAGGTTTCGAGAATTGTCGCTAATAAAATGGCAAAGAAAGATAATATTGGCATCCCCAGTACTATAAGCAGTAATGTTCCTCTCATTGTTACAAATACAGATTCCCATATTTCAAACGACTATAAGACAATTACAATTTTACCAACAGTTAGTGGGTTACCTGTTAGAGATTTTGCGGATAAATTAGTTCTGGCcttgaaaaatattggGCGTAATGTTATCGCATTAGATCAGGCATCAACTTTGACTCATCTTGGGCGTCATGCTTTTGACGAAAGATTGGCACAGTTGAAGTTGTCGGGTTATTTTGCATacttagaagaagaatacCAAACAATTGTTTATGTTTGTGATACTCcattaaaatcaaattggACTTCTACATGTATTTCACAAGGTGATTGTATATTGTTATTAGCAGATGCGGACGATGACGATGTGGCTACTAATATCGGTGAATACGAAAGATTGCTtatgaagttgaagacTACAGCAAGAACTGACTTGTGCCTAATTCATGCCGACAAGTATGTTGAACCTGGCTCAACTAGTGTTTGGCTTAAAAATCGTATATGGGTGCAAGGACACcatcatattcaaatgGAAATTGCTAGAGATAACAGTGTGCAACAGGGACAAAAAACCAGCATTATTAAGAACATCGCTGCAAAAATAAGTAGTAGGACTAATACTAATATTAAGTCTAGGCTTGAAAATGTTAAAACAAAGGCaattttatctttgaataaattc harbors:
- a CDS encoding DEHA2E04400p (similar to uniprot|Q04958 Saccharomyces cerevisiae YML059C NTE1 Serine esterase that deacylates exogenous lysophospholipids), producing MSTIEIVSTVAEYTEIHSPVSSKFLLPSARDSSSSISLFSAIFWFWSWLFFKIMNIFLYYIPNIIVNLFSVNFQITLSLSSIVITLTGIISFCFLIVRYKYLTRYSKTTKSTDKPKSSNKNIDLVGSIKKNKRGDSKSTSNYLDEFLSAIKVFGYLERPVFHELTRNMTTQKLSSEEILYLDEKLGFSIVVEGTIQVYTKVNSVNSSTTSNSDDNELNFEKDDLLTIGDQCYQLLNEVKSGSPLSSLMSTLDLFKPVDPDTMSNRLFSPFELDSNPASNPLSPDNTGSKSFDPLSSGNFNDTSLSSSDRNYPNIVARPKPIEDSNNLNTATIAIIPYSAFQKVQSKYPKATSHIVTMVITRLYKITMNTIHSYLGLTREIIRSEIQLNESEGAKDSLPSYLYDGVIEKFYGDKNNETLLNKTAESPSVSINKTSSSSSSLPKKSTTSLRPLNRNQSSRYVVLDSRSKSTHPGDLLSSVPLSRRSDYYQTHTTIQPDPEEVRSQSRTKMTSPVLPKRQISSNGGPTLKGHSSSTTKFENIRDRTFSDEREETEETSLRIAIIENIFKILGINEVSNMIGSMSDLNSRSSSVNSSVVGLPSLMNNGNESKYPNGIFDFNTGKVRYDSISSFPTSLNKGANNNLKFYDTVNQSQLKDMDHENDKSSQVDINNLMFKRKSIPIQSFESNFYDVKNEFSKHLNIKYFGPNTTLVEQESFNSGLYYVIDGTLDVFYKPASKESENLTPMNKKKLYTVKSGGLAGYLSSIIGVRSLVSISTPGDKGVIVAHIPKNEFSKLLDKFYFLQLPVASKLKSLLSSQILTIDYALEWCHIPAGDVLCSQGDLANGFHIVLSGRFRVVRYNNNKSSEVNPDDNTDIHDYNNNLIDESLSYKSRKKKDDITILGEYGHGETIGEVEVLTASRRTNSLIAVRDSETARIPRTLFEMLSLRNPSIMVKVSRIVANKMAKKDNIGIPSTISSNVPLIVTNTDSHISNDYKTITILPTVSGLPVRDFADKLVSALKNIGRNVIALDQASTLTHLGRHAFDERLAQLKLSGYFAYLEEEYQTIVYVCDTPLKSNWTSTCISQGDCILLLADADDDDVATNIGEYERLLMKLKTTARTDLCLIHADKYVEPGSTSVWLKNRIWVQGHHHIQMEIARDNSVQQGQKTSIIKNIAAKISSRTNTNIKSRLENVKTKAILSLNKFNNRLSRRTHSYKTVQAHKNDFLRLARILSNESVGLVLGGGGSRGISHVGVVMALEKHGIPIDLIGGTSIGSFVGGLYAKDYNIVSIYGRAKRFAKRVSSWWRMVLDLTYPVTSYITGYEFNRGIWKIFGSSEIEDFWIRYFCNSTNITNSTMDIHESGFSWRFIRASMSLAGLLPPITYGGSMLLDGGYLDNLPVMEMKKKGAKYIIAVDVGSVDDRTPMNYGDTLSGFWVLFNRWNPFSRHPNVPNMMDIQLRLAYVASVNALELAKKTPGVIYLRPPIDDYATLDFAKFDEIYHVGMAYADNLLTRWEQTGKIPPIAGMIDRSRIRNGEERKSLYRRSSI